One Kineosporia corallincola DNA window includes the following coding sequences:
- the rsmD gene encoding 16S rRNA (guanine(966)-N(2))-methyltransferase RsmD produces MSRIVSGVAGGRRLVVPRGGATRPTSERVREALFGSLDARDLVRGVPVLDLFCGSGALGLEAMSRGATQGVLVDAGKPAVDAARKNVATLGLSDVAVVHSPVQKYLDGRPALAAGLVFADPPYPLDEDELASLLASLAGRGWLAPDATVVVERSRRSPEPRWPAGLHREKERRYGETTIWQAVWDPEPSSS; encoded by the coding sequence ATGAGCAGGATCGTGTCCGGCGTCGCCGGTGGCCGCCGGCTGGTGGTGCCCAGGGGCGGCGCCACCCGCCCCACCAGCGAACGCGTGCGGGAGGCCCTGTTCGGGTCGCTCGACGCTCGTGACCTGGTGCGGGGGGTGCCCGTGCTCGACCTGTTCTGCGGTTCCGGCGCCCTCGGCCTGGAGGCGATGAGCCGCGGGGCCACCCAGGGGGTGCTGGTGGACGCCGGAAAACCGGCTGTCGACGCCGCCCGCAAGAACGTGGCCACGCTCGGTCTCTCCGATGTCGCGGTGGTGCACTCGCCCGTGCAGAAGTACCTCGACGGCCGCCCGGCCCTGGCCGCCGGCCTGGTGTTCGCCGACCCGCCGTACCCGCTGGACGAGGACGAGCTGGCGTCCCTGCTGGCGTCCCTGGCCGGCCGGGGCTGGCTGGCGCCCGACGCCACCGTGGTGGTGGAGCGCAGCCGCCGGTCGCCGGAACCGCGCTGGCCGGCCGGGCTGCACCGGGAGAAGGAACGCCGCTACGGCGAGACGACGATCTGGCAGGCGGTGTGGGACCCGGAGCCCTCGTCGTCCTGA
- the coaD gene encoding pantetheine-phosphate adenylyltransferase encodes MTNGHLDVIRRATVLFDEVIVAVAGNPSKRSMFTVPERVGLIKQSLTDLPQVTVMPVDGGLLVDFCRRVQAVAVVKGLRGGTDFAYELPMALMNRHLSGIETVFLSGEPRFEHVSSSLIKEVATHGGDVSGLVPDHVLARLLERVGRVGQTENGQPDALG; translated from the coding sequence GTGACCAACGGTCATCTCGACGTGATCCGGCGGGCGACCGTCCTGTTCGACGAGGTGATCGTGGCGGTGGCCGGCAACCCGTCGAAGAGGTCGATGTTCACCGTTCCCGAGCGGGTCGGGCTGATCAAGCAGAGCCTGACCGACCTGCCGCAGGTCACGGTGATGCCGGTGGACGGCGGCCTGCTGGTCGACTTCTGCCGCCGGGTGCAGGCCGTGGCGGTGGTCAAAGGGCTGCGCGGCGGCACCGATTTCGCCTACGAACTGCCGATGGCCCTGATGAACCGGCATCTGTCCGGGATCGAGACGGTATTCCTGTCCGGAGAGCCCAGATTCGAGCATGTTTCGAGTAGTTTGATCAAAGAGGTTGCGACGCATGGGGGCGACGTGTCCGGACTTGTCCCGGACCATGTCCTGGCGCGCCTCCTGGAACGAGTCGGGCGGGTTGGTCAGACTGAAAACGGTCAGCCCGATGCGTTAGGTTAA
- a CDS encoding YceD family protein, which yields MMRKVQRTVPAPAELGTEVIGVPEGSDVELDLRLEAVMEGVLVSGKISAEAVGECIRCLDEVRLDLDVSISELFSYPENRVAEDEEEDRQELVDELIDLESAMRDAIVSDLPFQPVCREDCPGLCSECGAHLADDPDHKHEVADPRWSALQGILTDGMPNQASGSPAVGAPDDTKES from the coding sequence ATGATGCGGAAGGTGCAGCGCACCGTGCCGGCGCCGGCTGAGCTGGGCACCGAAGTGATCGGCGTCCCCGAGGGCTCCGACGTCGAGCTGGATCTCCGGCTCGAGGCGGTGATGGAAGGCGTGCTGGTCAGCGGCAAGATCTCGGCCGAGGCGGTGGGTGAGTGCATCCGTTGCCTCGACGAGGTTCGGCTGGATCTCGACGTTTCGATCTCTGAGCTCTTCAGTTACCCGGAGAACCGGGTGGCCGAGGACGAGGAGGAAGACCGTCAGGAACTCGTGGACGAGCTGATCGACCTCGAGTCGGCGATGCGTGACGCGATAGTGTCCGACCTGCCGTTCCAGCCGGTCTGCCGGGAGGACTGCCCGGGCCTGTGCTCCGAGTGCGGTGCGCACCTGGCAGACGACCCGGACCACAAGCACGAGGTGGCCGACCCCCGCTGGTCGGCACTTCAGGGCATCCTGACCGATGGGATGCCGAACCAAGCATCCGGTTCACCCGCAGTGGGTGCCCCGGACGATACGAAGGAGAGCTGA
- the rpmF gene encoding 50S ribosomal protein L32: MAVPKRKMSRSNTRSRRAQWKATPTALTTTTSGGTTTYSRPHQAKVVTDSAGTPLYLEYKGRKVKDL; the protein is encoded by the coding sequence GTGGCCGTTCCGAAGCGGAAGATGTCCCGCAGCAACACGCGGTCCCGCCGGGCGCAGTGGAAGGCGACGCCGACGGCGCTCACCACCACGACGTCGGGTGGCACCACCACCTACTCCCGGCCGCACCAGGCGAAGGTCGTCACCGACTCCGCCGGCACCCCGCTGTACCTGGAGTACAAGGGTCGCAAGGTCAAGGACCTCTGA
- the rnc gene encoding ribonuclease III: MTTDPDDASSAGLDAEALAKHARLVEVLGVQVSHGLLFKALTHRSYAYENGGLPTNERLEFLGDSVLGLVVTSALYRSHPTLPEGQLAKLRAAVVNMRALAGVGRRLGLGEYLMLGRGEEASGGRDKSSILADTVEALIGAVYLESGMDLAGELVHRLVDPLLETSAELGAGLDWKTSLQELTAVEGLGVPEYSVTEEGPDHAKIFHAAALVQGISRGNGSGRSKKEAEQEAAAAAFGRLTADRAARAAQEEKAASEDPENPSSED; the protein is encoded by the coding sequence GTGACTACTGACCCAGACGACGCATCGTCAGCCGGCCTGGATGCCGAGGCTCTCGCCAAGCACGCAAGGCTTGTCGAGGTCCTCGGTGTCCAGGTCAGTCATGGGCTGCTGTTCAAGGCGCTGACCCACCGCTCGTACGCGTACGAGAACGGCGGGCTGCCGACGAACGAGCGGCTGGAGTTCCTGGGCGACTCCGTGCTGGGCCTGGTCGTCACCTCGGCCCTCTACCGCAGTCATCCCACGCTGCCCGAAGGGCAGCTGGCCAAGCTGCGGGCCGCCGTCGTCAACATGCGCGCGCTGGCCGGTGTCGGCCGCCGTCTCGGCCTGGGCGAGTACCTGATGCTCGGCCGGGGTGAGGAGGCCAGTGGTGGGCGCGACAAGTCGTCCATCCTCGCCGACACGGTCGAGGCCCTGATCGGCGCGGTCTACCTCGAGTCCGGCATGGACCTCGCGGGCGAGCTCGTGCACCGGCTGGTCGACCCGCTGCTGGAGACCAGCGCGGAACTCGGCGCCGGGCTGGACTGGAAGACCAGTCTTCAGGAACTCACCGCGGTGGAGGGCCTCGGGGTGCCGGAGTACTCGGTCACCGAGGAAGGCCCCGACCACGCCAAGATCTTCCACGCCGCGGCTCTGGTGCAGGGCATCAGCCGGGGCAACGGCAGCGGGCGCAGCAAGAAGGAGGCCGAGCAGGAGGCTGCGGCAGCCGCCTTCGGCCGTCTGACCGCCGACCGTGCCGCTCGCGCGGCGCAGGAGGAGAAGGCGGCCTCGGAAGACCCCGAGAACCCGTCCTCAGAGGACTGA
- a CDS encoding Fpg/Nei family DNA glycosylase yields MPELPEVEVVRRGLARWVTGTTIDDVEVLHPRPVRRHEAGIDDFVSRLSGVTVLDAVRRGKFLWLTLDSGEALLAHLGMSGQLLLEAPDAPDEKHLRVRLGLTGGSGRELRFVDQRMFGGLAVVGMVKTPDGGPGGLGGVPDDEVPTGLPEEPAGEGPVQGEYGAGEALLPQPVAHIARDALDPALDTDLLAARLKRRETGLKRALLDQTLISGIGNIYADEALWRARLHYDRPTDKLNRPTLNRLLADVQNVMREALAQGGTSFDSLYVDVNGQSGYFERGLDAYGREGEACHRCGTQIRRESFMNRSSFFCPKCQPKPRAGRS; encoded by the coding sequence GTGCCTGAGCTGCCCGAGGTCGAGGTGGTGCGGCGTGGCCTGGCCCGCTGGGTGACCGGCACCACCATCGACGACGTCGAGGTGCTGCACCCGCGGCCGGTACGCCGCCACGAGGCCGGTATCGACGACTTCGTGAGCCGTCTGAGCGGCGTCACCGTGCTGGACGCGGTGCGCCGCGGCAAGTTTCTCTGGCTCACCCTCGACTCCGGTGAGGCGTTGCTCGCCCACCTCGGCATGAGCGGCCAGCTGCTGCTGGAGGCCCCGGACGCCCCGGACGAGAAGCATCTCCGGGTCCGGCTCGGGCTGACCGGCGGCAGCGGCCGGGAGCTGCGGTTCGTGGACCAGCGCATGTTCGGCGGGCTGGCCGTGGTGGGCATGGTGAAGACGCCCGACGGCGGGCCCGGCGGGCTGGGCGGGGTGCCCGACGACGAGGTGCCCACCGGACTGCCCGAGGAACCTGCCGGGGAGGGCCCGGTGCAGGGGGAGTACGGCGCCGGTGAGGCGCTGCTCCCGCAGCCCGTGGCGCACATCGCGCGGGACGCCCTGGACCCGGCGCTCGACACCGACCTGCTCGCGGCCCGGCTGAAGCGACGCGAGACCGGGCTCAAGCGAGCACTTCTCGACCAGACGCTGATCTCGGGCATCGGCAACATCTACGCCGACGAGGCGCTGTGGCGGGCCCGGCTGCACTACGACCGGCCCACCGACAAGCTGAACCGCCCCACGCTGAACCGGCTGCTGGCCGACGTGCAGAACGTGATGCGCGAGGCGCTGGCTCAGGGCGGCACCAGCTTCGACAGCCTGTACGTCGACGTGAACGGCCAGAGCGGTTATTTCGAGCGGGGTCTCGACGCCTACGGGCGCGAGGGCGAGGCCTGCCACCGGTGCGGGACGCAGATCCGGCGCGAGAGCTTCATGAACCGGTCTTCGTTCTTCTGTCCGAAGTGCCAGCCGAAGCCCCGCGCCGGGCGGTCCTGA
- a CDS encoding winged helix-turn-helix domain-containing protein, with protein sequence MLTSPGPDANRGDHSQTGLVVRLSVPGTPADARRGAREVTGDGQGPRAQHQPGPDLRGIARAVEDLVHAVAPDVITSVEIELREPGRPAGLGQGGPKPAGTNGAVVGRRWAPLDDEAGKRPLAPVPAESPRDPAEPFDVDTTRRTLALDGDPVELTRREFDLLAFLERHRGQALGRDELMRAVWHTGYISGDRTIDVHVRRLRVKLGRHADRLVTLRGYGYRLD encoded by the coding sequence ATGTTGACCTCACCGGGGCCAGATGCCAATCGAGGCGACCACTCCCAGACCGGGCTGGTGGTGCGGCTCAGCGTGCCCGGCACGCCGGCCGACGCCCGACGCGGCGCACGAGAGGTGACGGGCGACGGGCAGGGTCCGCGGGCACAGCATCAGCCCGGCCCCGACCTGCGCGGCATCGCCCGCGCGGTGGAAGACCTGGTGCACGCGGTGGCGCCCGACGTGATCACCAGCGTGGAGATCGAGCTGCGTGAGCCGGGCCGGCCGGCCGGCCTCGGGCAGGGCGGCCCGAAGCCCGCCGGTACCAACGGCGCAGTCGTCGGCCGGCGCTGGGCGCCGCTCGACGACGAGGCCGGAAAGCGGCCGCTCGCACCGGTTCCGGCCGAGAGCCCGCGCGACCCGGCGGAGCCGTTCGACGTCGACACCACCCGCCGCACCCTGGCACTCGACGGCGACCCGGTCGAGCTGACCCGCCGCGAGTTCGACCTGCTCGCCTTCCTGGAGCGGCACCGGGGTCAGGCCCTCGGCCGCGACGAGCTGATGCGCGCCGTGTGGCACACCGGTTACATCTCCGGCGACCGCACCATCGACGTGCACGTGCGCCGGCTGCGGGTGAAACTCGGCCGCCACGCCGACCGCCTGGTCACGCTGCGCGGCTACGGCTACCGGCTCGACTGA